gggcttagtgtgagtctACATCAaacgtcactagcgagcgcgttaaaaaaatatgattttagttcttgaaagattccactaggggcgctgtacaatccatcataatttaatgtcacttttttacgcagtcgacatcgaatgcgtttgacgtaaactcacaccaCGCCCCCTGGTGGAAACGGCTTCTGTGTGCGAAGAATGTGTCCCAGTGATGTGGGCGAGGATGATGACGTGTGTATGTGTGCTCCATCAGGAGGCGAGCGATGTTATTAATCAATTGCCTGGTTACGTTTTAAACAGTACACGTCTTTTGCACGCAAATTCATCTGAGAATGCACATAATATACACATCCTCGTACCGCTCATCTGCGCGCCGTCTTACAGCTTCGCTACACATCCTTACACCGCTCATATGCAGTTTCATGGCTTAACTACACATCTTTGTACCGCTTATTTTCCTAACATATCTCTGGTCGAAACACCCACACCGTTTCACATCTTCGCTATACATCCTCGCTTCACTCATTATGGTAGCAGATTTTTTGTGGAAACACAGACTTAAGCAGATGTTCCTAAGGGCCGTTCCATACTACGCGGCGACCGTTCCGGGCGCAGAGTCTGAATCTGCGTAGACACAATGTCATAGACGTATTTATCATGTGAAGACGTTTTGACGGAAACGTTAGTCCAACCACTTCCGAAAACCTGAGTCGTCTTGGTGGCCGCTCCGTTCCTGAATGGCTGTTAAATAAGGCCTTATGGCATTATTATAATGTCATCCGGGCATTCAGCGTTCATAGCTGTTGCATCACGTAAGAAAAGCGCCTGTTTCAttatcaatataataatataattttgtgtGGGCAAGCCCCCcacgaacgagatggaggactgttgtggacgccctctgccccatctaggggacataggaccataagtcaagccCCCCACCACTAGgagaccgacgatctagtaaaggtcgcgggaggtgcctggatgcgggcggcgcaggactggtctttgtggaaatccttgggggaggcctttgcccagcagtggacgtcattcggctgaaacgaacgaatattattttagaataaatacCTCTAGTTCTTCCTCAGTTATCTCTGACAAATGTTCAGAATCAATAGCTTGTCCCCATTCCTTAGTTTTCGACAAACTGACTTCTTTCTGTTTGCGCAGTGATCGTGACTTCTTAGATTTTTTGTTTGCctacaaataaaatttaagttaAGTTTATAGATGTTTCAGAATAGGTAACATTATTCAATTTAGATGCAATTTAATACATACCTGTAAGAAATTCAGTAAAGGCATGGTAGATCCCCCAAAAAATAAGGTAGTAAACAGAACTATAATGAGAGTGGTTGTTATAATCACATGTCTAGTTTCATCTGAAAATCCCAGGTGCAGAGACAATGCATAGGAAATAGCTCCCCTTAAACCTGAAAGCAGTAAAATATGAATTTAGACCAAATTattaacataatttatattctgaGTAGAAAAAAATGGATGTATTTCCATGGTAAGAATCTAATCCACAAGTTCACTCAAATTGGGTTGGATCTTTTTCATGGATATGGTAAGTAATTGAATACATACTATCATTTTATGAAATTGGAACTGAACTTACCACTAAACCACATTATGAACATCatttttttggtaattttaTGCTCTCGGAATTTATTGCATAACAATGCAAGAGGAAAGATATTGGCAGCTCTCCCGAGAAGACACATCACTATGCTCCATACAACAAGTGCCGGTTCTACACGATGTTTAAAACTGaaacagtaaataaaaatatattcagTTGACTGATATTATTTATCACAACTTAGGTATATGACTGACATAATCTGACCATATTTTCTAGTAACAGATTTCATATGCCTAGCTATATGTATAGATTTCATATGGTTTAactagttaaattatttaaaaattatacaaaccTGAAAATAGCCAGTCCCAAATATGCAAAAACACAAGTTTCAGCAATAAAGGCCAAGGTTCTCATTGTTTGTTGCATAGTAACTTGAGTAACTGTTGATAAGTTGAAATGAGTGTAATGAGACATTACAATCCCACAAAACAATATTGCCATTATGCCTGAAAAAAAAACCTAGAAATCATTCCTGACCATAACTATAGTATAATTTATATTCTATGCATGCACACCTTTTTTTATGTGCAATAATAATAGACTAAATGACTCACCTGATAAGTGAATGCCCTCAGCTAGAACATACGGGGCATATGTAAAAACTAACATCATTCCAAATTCCAGTGAAGGATTTTTCCGTAAGTCAACATGTTTCAGTAAAAGAGCACTGACAAGAGCAAACAGAACTCCAATCCCAGCAGATGCAAAAAACATTAGCCAAAATCTATTAATAGCTGATAAAATAGCTTCTCCTGTTGACATAATGGGATCATTGGAACCTAACACTGCAGTGGTCAGGACAATAGCCACAGCATCATTAAGAATACTCTCACCAAACACTAACATGTTCAGGACAGGGTCAACATCCAGAGCATGGAAAATGGCCACGGTAGCGACAGGGTCTACGGCTGATATTAAAGACCCAAAAGCAAATGATTCCACAAAACTTAATTTGTACACAACTTGTGCCAGGCCCAGTAAATATATTCCAGCTCCAATCACAAATGCTGATATTGCTGTGCCAACTatagcaaataataatattgatccaatattttgaaagaaattaCCCTTATGAAGATTATAGCCAGATTCAAAAATAATAGGTGGTAACAATACCAAGAAAAATGCTGTAGGGGAAAATGCTTCTTCTTTCCTCCAATTTGCTATATTTTTAATGGACATAAGATTAATAATCATACCAATAAGTGCACCTAGAAATACTATAACAACACTTTCTGGTAGATATGAGAATCCAGTTTGCAACATGAGATGAATCAGTAGTATTCCCAGGGCAAGTATGCACAGCACAAAAAATATAGACATAGAACTGTTGTGCTCATCTTCTGCTGAACTTTTTTCAGGCAAAGGCGCGGCATCAGAGGGACTAGGCATTGACGCATTCGGTGTTGCTGATGATGACGATGCATTCACTTGAACAACTGCTAATATTGAAGAATCTGATGGTCCGACTTCATAGACAATATGGGAGCTTTCAGTTGTAGATGTAGATGTAGAGGAAGAGGAAGAATTTGAGCTTTCGGTCATTGAATTTGGTTCGCTAGAATTACTATCGCTTAGCCTTTTTGACCTTGACAGTCTTTCACCAGAAACATTGCTATCCCAAGCAACATCCTTAGGCTTTGTCTGAGATGTATCGTCTGTTAATTGCGTCGATGCAATATCTCCATACGTGAATCCCACCAAAAAGAGTAAAATAATCCATGAAAACTGTTTTTCAACATACATATTTGTGAAAGAAATAAACCCGAGGTTTACAAATGACACTGCTTGTTTGCTCTTCTAAATCGACTTTTAGATGAATCgttgataaattatttacaaacaaatagcACTAACTAAACTATTGTAGATGGATATTTCCAATTTCATGTTTCCATTTTCGAGAAAAATACAATTGATTGATACAGAAAGAAACTGTCAAAAATAGCAGCTGTTTCCATTATTTGACAGTTCTAAGACATTATAAATATTCGATTGAGCACTAACCGATTACCAAGTTCGCCTTCTTCGCTTCGCCACAGATTCGCAGTCTCGCAGTGCGATCTGCGAGTACGATTCTCGCACAAGACacgttgcactttttgatcgaatcgaaaatcgaatccgttcatacaaaaaaaggcctttcgaccatttttcgactggCTTACGATTATAATGTGCACATTGTCTAATGCCAGGATTTATAGTCATACGATTTCAACTTGAATAAGGCTAttgcaaataatttaataaaattatgacagaaacaaaaaataaattaattgttttttttcctACATCACTAATCATCTCATAGACGTCATTCAAGTTTTCCTACGTTCATgacattttagattttttctctCTTTCTTACATTGGTAGATTACAATCATTCTAAACTCTTCTAGTGCCTTTTTTACAATTGATATGTGTGGTGTTATTTGTGGTAGTACGGCTTTCTTGACTGTAAATacgcacacacacaccacacacctTTTGCTTGTTTGCAAGAATAGGTACTTGCTCAGTTGGGAgacttttatttttagttaatatTTAGTACAATGGATTCAGCTTTACGTGAGCAAGTTATGATAAATCAATTCGTGTTAGCAGCAGGATGTGCTCAAGAACAAGCTAGACAGTTGTTGCAAGCTGCTCATTGGCAATTTGAGGTAGATTTCATAATATATGTAAACAAACAGTAATCATGAAATGGCTGCTTTAATTTGTGTTTTGCAATATTTGGCCTCCAGCCTTTACTGTATAGTTGGTGGTATTTATGGTGATGTTCTTCCGACATTATTTATTGCTATTGATTGTTCATAAAATAACTTCATTCtaaacctttatttatttacttatcaaCAATGCCTACAAAATACCTAACCATACATACTATACAATACAGGATATCGCGATAAATACGCAATAGTGAACATTTTGCCATAACATTTGAACATTATCATTGAGATTGTATGTTccaaaaaatacctatttatgtAGTTGTCAAATTGCTGAAAATGATTTTTAAAGCATAAAGTCTAGTATTTTTTTTAGGTATTCTAACAAAATGTTAAAGACCCAGCTCTGTTTActacatattaattaaaatctcattgtaacatttatttatatcgTGCTGCAGCCAGTTTCTAGTGTTTCCTGGTACTTTGTGATAGCTAATGTGGGAAACCTGTAGataagaaaatttatttattaatcattgTTGTTCTATTTGAAGAAGGACATTATTCCCTCATTTTATGCTAACTTATTACAAGGCTCATAAAATCTTATCAAATTCTTTGACCCACATAAAATTTGTAACTTAGTTTTGCCAAATTGTCCATTGATCTTTTACATCATTTAAAAAGTAAGACCCAAActaatttgtataaaatagtCAATAGACACTGGCAATTTGTCGACCGttgggtgtagtggttcagaacggactactatgccgagaggtcccgggttcgattcccggccgggcagaaattgaaatgatgaattttaatttctgtgacgggtctgggtgttactatgtataatatgtacctatgtatttaaaaaaaaaagtatataagtagtatatccgttaagctagcacccataacacaagcatattaattgcttactttggggctagatggtgctgtgtgagattgtccaaagatatttatattttatataatttttcaaacaaataCATTGAAATAACATTGACACTATATTTATGAATCGATTACATGTGTAGTTTGAAGAGTTAAATTTCTGCTTGGGCCAATTTTTATCATATGAAATATATTTGCAGACTTGCCATTTTACTATACAATAGTAGGTACAATAGTAGCCACAAAATTTTATTAGCTGATGTTAAGAATAGGCAATGGTCAAGTTCTTAAGAGAAAATAGATTTTTTCTGAAATCCCAGTTATTTTATCAACGGTTGTATATCTTACAAAACCCAAGCAAGTctgtatattttttttgattattattgtaattattatccAGGTGAATCATATATCTACCACATCCACACCTATTAGGAATTGGAATTTGAAAATTCAGTTATCCGtaaaaagaagaacggtcatttgtgacccaggcccgacagaaacgagacatacctcagtttttttgtcatgtcttaattagttaaattatatttttttttattcgaaatctatgtataacaccaaaatattaccctttgtttttgttcagaagttatacaaaaactaatacaaaatgcctatttatcaccaaaatttgtaaatgtatgtacggtcgacagcacgtcaacgtaaacactgtggtatcttacgtagttgcgatagaggcgactttgcaacgaaaatgtatagcttgatgtgctgtcgactgtacctaaatgtctattacagctgctatagaatgtatctaggtgacctggagatacagccggattatacagggtggaaacaataataagttacaaaatccaaaaattcaatgttaccagcttccataatctgtaccctattattggtatcatttgaaagagctcttgaagcactttcagaatcagtaactagtttttcgatatcttgtatagtttataaataatcgactgagatcacttatcgtttccaccctgtataatccggctgtatgtccaggtcacctagatacattccatagcagctgtaatagacatttaggtacatacatttaacaattttggtgataataggcattttgtattagtttttgtataacgcctgaacacaaacaaagggtaatattttggtgttatacatagatttcgaataaaaaaatatataatttaactaattaagacatgacaaaaaaactgaggtatgtctcgtttctgtcgggtctgggttttttttgtatggggcgtgaccgttcttctttgttttaataatttgggaattaaaggattttttttttaaatacttattcTGCTCTGCTCTGTACCTATTCCTATAACTATAGTTGTAGTTTATGACTGAAACCAGTTGaggataaaatatttataaaatgttttgcATAAAAGTTAACCCAGTTTTTTTGATTCCAGACAGCACTTTCAATATTCTTCCAAGAAGTTGCCATTCCTTCTGGAGCTAATGGCATTGCAGCTCCACATTATCGTCAGGTATTGTCttcaaatttaattattatgtttgttgcTCATTGATATAAAAGTGCATGAACAACTTGTAACAAAATCCCCATtcttaagattttgatgcatgtctaacaatttaaaaaaatatccatctaGTATCCTAATTTGTAACAGGGCCATCCTTACATAAGGTAAAAAAAGAAATCTCTACATTATAGGAATTTTTAGTGATTacatactaataataaatatttataggtcACCTAAAATGTTTTTTGAGAGAACAGCCGGGGCTACCTCCATCATCATGGAaccctgggcacgtgcccagagAAGGAAACAGGAGCCTATACAGGAACAAACAGCAGTTTTTATCATCGACCTGTtgcatttattttatgaaataacaaCTTGATCGTGGGGTTCTTTTTCAGGGGGGGGCCTGGCCCCTGATATGCCATGTCACATATCAGGGGCAAGGCCCCCCCATTTGTGCGATTAgtatcatagctcatgagtTAGTCTTAGTACTATCAACTATCACTTCAAATCTGTAGCCCAACATCTTGGGGGGGCCCCGTGCCACCCTAGCCCGCTAAATACGCGCATAAGTGCCAGAAGGAAAGAGGAGCGTGTACCAAAGAAGTTTTtaccagtagcggcgtaaggggggacGGTCCGCCCCgagtgccaagcatcagggggacaacagtcgcgcagattaaaaatcctggggggcacaagaccattctggggtgccttaCCCCCCGGCTATATGTCTACCCAACTTACATTATGGACTTACGCCTTGGGgaatcgccccgggtgccaacccatgctacgtctGCACTGGTTTTTACCATCGACCTATTGCATTTCAGCAATTGATGACGCCATGCAACACACCAGCAACGCCGCCGAACTTCCCTGACGCGCTCGCCGCTTTCTCCCGGCTGTCCACGACGGGCAGCCCGGGCACGGCGGGCgggggcgcggcgggcgcggggggCGCGCCGCCCGTGTCCCCGCTGGCCACGCATCCGCCGCCGTCGCACTCGCACGTGCCAGTCAACGCCTTCCCGCCCGCTCCGAACCCGCAAACGAATTACGCATCGCTTTCCTGCTCAACTGCTGTGAGTATATCTCTACcctacaaatattataaatgcgaaagtctgCGGCGTTTTCAtacctaaaccactaaaccgttttaatgtaaaaatagtttgagtcccgagaaagggcATAGGATTGTTTTTATCCGTTTTTGAAACGGCGACGCGCGCTATAAGGTTTTTctctgacagacaaaatttcacgcgggcgaagcgagCTTGTCTACTATTAGATTGACAAATTCATTCTTACACCCCCTTGGCAGTCGTTGCACTTAACCCATGCATGAATGTCATAAGAGGTGACATAAAGTAGAAATATGTGAACTGGGTGTTCTCCAACTCATCTGGGCAGTCAAATTCTCTATTAGCCTCTGGAAATTAGAGGGTAGTCCTCCTGCAGTAGAGGAAACTAAACGACCTGATGGTAGTCCATGTTCTCCTGAACCATGTCTCCAGGACGACTGACGGtacaagtttttttacactttGATTCCATTGCGAACTATATTATAGCCTAGCTGTGCGAATTAACAGAAATATGCTCTGCTAGCTAGCTTAAACTCTGTTGCCCTtactaaataaacataattccATGGAAGATGTTAGGATGAGAAACGGTGGCTggggtttttttattcgtctTCCGTGGTGCTATTACTAATTAGTTTTTCTGCGGTAGTGGTGACAAAGCAGTCGTTACAactggaaaaaaatgttttaaacgtCACCACTGGCGATAGCCACGCAAACCACTACTGGGAGTAAACAAAGAAATGCCCATAAATTATTTTAGAGCATTCGACCTAATATCATATTTAAGAGTCCACACAAAtagataataaacaaataacttCATGTTTAGCACAGATTCGTATGCAAATGTCACCCATAAAATGATTAAACTGGTTATATTAATATAACGTTAATAGTTAAATATTTcatgtataaataaaatcttaggtAACATCAGGAAAAAAACAAAGACAGTCACTTCATTTATAAAGCATTTTACgtcataaaatgtattaaacaggtctcaattaaaaattatttattctttGTTGCAGGTGTGCAGTGAACATATGCCAAGATAAATTGGAAATATTAGTTTAGGAGcatctataatttatttttataatggtGCGCATTGTGAGCTGTGGAATTgtgtatga
The DNA window shown above is from Ostrinia nubilalis chromosome 13, ilOstNubi1.1, whole genome shotgun sequence and carries:
- the LOC135077551 gene encoding sodium/hydrogen exchanger 8, which translates into the protein MYVEKQFSWIILLFLVGFTYGDIASTQLTDDTSQTKPKDVAWDSNVSGERLSRSKRLSDSNSSEPNSMTESSNSSSSSTSTSTTESSHIVYEVGPSDSSILAVVQVNASSSSATPNASMPSPSDAAPLPEKSSAEDEHNSSMSIFFVLCILALGILLIHLMLQTGFSYLPESVVIVFLGALIGMIINLMSIKNIANWRKEEAFSPTAFFLVLLPPIIFESGYNLHKGNFFQNIGSILLFAIVGTAISAFVIGAGIYLLGLAQVVYKLSFVESFAFGSLISAVDPVATVAIFHALDVDPVLNMLVFGESILNDAVAIVLTTAVLGSNDPIMSTGEAILSAINRFWLMFFASAGIGVLFALVSALLLKHVDLRKNPSLEFGMMLVFTYAPYVLAEGIHLSGIMAILFCGIVMSHYTHFNLSTVTQVTMQQTMRTLAFIAETCVFAYLGLAIFSFKHRVEPALVVWSIVMCLLGRAANIFPLALLCNKFREHKITKKMMFIMWFSGLRGAISYALSLHLGFSDETRHVIITTTLIIVLFTTLFFGGSTMPLLNFLQANKKSKKSRSLRKQKEVSLSKTKEWGQAIDSEHLSEITEEELEVNYSHATRIKGFVKLDMKYLTPFFTRRFTHQELKDCKSQMTDLTNQWYQAIRITNDRETDEEESLQPSSLSNSRSSLQRGV
- the LOC135077554 gene encoding UBA-like domain-containing protein 2, encoding MDSALREQVMINQFVLAAGCAQEQARQLLQAAHWQFETALSIFFQEVAIPSGANGIAAPHYRQQLMTPCNTPATPPNFPDALAAFSRLSTTGSPGTAGGGAAGAGGAPPVSPLATHPPPSHSHVPVNAFPPAPNPQTNYASLSCSTAVCSEHMPR